A region of Thermococcus barossii DNA encodes the following proteins:
- a CDS encoding NifB/NifX family molybdenum-iron cluster-binding protein produces MRIAVPLKDGRGLESEVCEHFGRARYFAFIDVEENTIKGAEVVEVPFEEHGPGDLPNFIKEHDGDVVLAYGMGRKAMAYFESLGITIVTGAYGKVRDVVEAFIHQVLEVDPHWRERIEETKHQ; encoded by the coding sequence ATGAGAATTGCGGTCCCCCTGAAGGACGGTAGAGGCCTGGAAAGCGAGGTCTGCGAGCACTTTGGTAGGGCAAGATACTTCGCTTTCATCGATGTTGAGGAAAACACCATCAAAGGTGCCGAGGTCGTTGAGGTGCCATTCGAAGAGCACGGGCCGGGCGACCTTCCGAATTTCATAAAGGAGCACGACGGTGACGTGGTTCTCGCTTACGGAATGGGCAGAAAGGCAATGGCCTACTTCGAGAGCCTCGGCATTACTATCGTCACTGGGGCGTACGGAAAAGTCAGGGACGTCGTTGAGGCCTTCATACACCAGGTTCTTGAGGTTGACCCCCACTGGAGGGAGCGGATAGAGGAGACCAAGCACCAGTGA
- a CDS encoding FmdE family protein — translation MLALNRLVSEGDAMGILEYAREFHGHVCPYLALGIRASLIAMEELGVGRLDCSGSVDESILAVVEVNSCFTDGVQVATGCTLGNNSLIYLDLGKTALTLVKRSSWEGVRVYADAERLRKYYPPGVMELFSRVVRERKGTEEEREHLWELWEEMAHVMLDLPRKEFKIERVKVPPVEQAPIVESVRCSKCGELVMSTRTVYINDEPFCLRCAGEAYRAVVGRGIVKVQPRGC, via the coding sequence ATGCTCGCTCTAAACAGGCTGGTGAGTGAGGGTGACGCTATGGGAATCCTGGAGTACGCCAGGGAGTTCCACGGTCATGTCTGTCCCTACTTGGCCCTTGGAATTCGAGCGTCGCTGATAGCAATGGAGGAGCTTGGTGTGGGGCGGCTCGACTGTTCCGGGAGCGTTGATGAGTCCATCCTCGCCGTGGTCGAGGTCAACAGCTGCTTCACCGACGGCGTCCAGGTGGCGACGGGATGTACGCTGGGCAACAACTCCCTGATTTACCTTGACCTCGGAAAGACGGCACTCACCCTTGTCAAGCGCTCAAGCTGGGAGGGCGTCCGGGTCTACGCCGATGCCGAGAGGCTGAGGAAGTACTACCCTCCCGGGGTTATGGAGCTGTTCAGCAGGGTTGTCAGGGAGAGGAAGGGAACCGAGGAAGAGAGAGAACACCTCTGGGAGCTCTGGGAAGAAATGGCCCACGTCATGCTCGACCTGCCGAGGAAGGAGTTTAAGATTGAACGCGTCAAAGTACCTCCAGTGGAGCAGGCGCCGATAGTGGAGAGCGTCCGCTGTTCGAAGTGCGGGGAGCTGGTCATGTCAACTCGGACCGTTTACATAAACGATGAACCCTTCTGCCTCCGCTGTGCCGGCGAGGCCTACCGTGCGGTCGTTGGAAGGGGGATAGTGAAAGTCCAGCCGAGGGGGTGCTGA
- a CDS encoding iron ABC transporter substrate-binding protein, translating into MRRLLALLLILLVVSISGCIGSSTGTTETGKATITVTDTLGRSVEVPAKVSRIVAVGPGALRLVVYLNASDMVVGVEDFEKRYNFGRPYIIAHPELRELPTVGPGGPGKLPDFEALIGLKPDVIFITYVDGKTADDIQAKTGIPVVVLSYGQLATFEDEELFKSLELAGRILGREERAREVVDFIRAIQDDLMKRTAGVEPKTVFVGGIGYKGAHGIESTEAEYPPFIVVHARNVADELGKGHQFIDKEKLLEWQPEYIFIDEGGLKLILDDYSKNPDFYASLRAVKNGNVYGILPYNFYTTNVGTALADAYFIGKVLYPERFSDVDPAKKADEIYAFLVGKPVYATMREQFGGFGKIDLSNGTIKYSLPTSP; encoded by the coding sequence ATGAGGAGGCTTCTCGCCCTGCTTCTAATCCTGCTGGTGGTTTCAATAAGCGGATGCATAGGAAGCAGCACCGGGACGACGGAGACGGGGAAGGCTACAATAACGGTCACTGACACCCTGGGAAGGAGCGTCGAGGTTCCGGCGAAGGTGAGCCGGATAGTTGCCGTTGGTCCGGGAGCGCTGAGGCTGGTGGTTTACCTGAACGCGAGCGATATGGTGGTCGGTGTTGAGGACTTCGAGAAGCGGTACAACTTCGGGAGGCCCTACATCATAGCCCATCCCGAACTCAGGGAGCTTCCAACCGTCGGACCTGGGGGGCCGGGCAAACTGCCGGACTTTGAGGCGCTCATAGGGCTGAAACCCGACGTTATCTTCATAACCTACGTTGACGGGAAGACCGCCGATGATATACAGGCCAAAACTGGAATACCCGTCGTCGTCCTCAGCTACGGTCAGCTGGCGACCTTCGAGGATGAAGAACTGTTCAAGTCCCTTGAGCTGGCGGGCAGAATACTCGGAAGGGAGGAGAGGGCGAGGGAAGTGGTGGACTTCATCAGGGCCATTCAGGATGACCTGATGAAACGCACGGCCGGCGTTGAACCGAAGACGGTCTTTGTCGGAGGAATCGGCTACAAGGGCGCGCACGGCATTGAGAGCACCGAGGCGGAGTACCCGCCGTTCATTGTTGTTCACGCCAGGAACGTTGCCGACGAACTCGGAAAGGGTCATCAGTTCATAGACAAGGAAAAGCTCCTTGAGTGGCAGCCCGAGTACATCTTCATCGATGAGGGAGGCCTTAAGCTAATCCTCGACGATTACTCAAAGAATCCGGACTTCTACGCCTCGCTCAGGGCGGTTAAAAACGGCAACGTCTACGGCATACTTCCCTACAACTTCTACACCACAAACGTTGGGACGGCTTTGGCGGATGCCTACTTCATTGGGAAGGTGCTCTATCCCGAGCGCTTTAGCGATGTTGACCCCGCGAAGAAGGCCGACGAGATATACGCATTCCTGGTCGGGAAGCCCGTCTATGCCACGATGAGGGAGCAGTTCGGCGGCTTCGGGAAGATAGACCTATCCAACGGAACGATTAAATACTCACTGCCGACCTCACCGTGA
- a CDS encoding FecCD family ABC transporter permease has protein sequence MDYEGYVARKLSIGLFLLLSILAVSLYSLSHGAYSLSVGEVVDALLGGGTEGARLVVWNIRMPRIVAGLLVGASLAIAGAVMQGFLRNPLATPFTMGVSHGAMFGASLAILLGAGYAESSGRISLDNPYAVVLFAFIGAISATAVILALARLKGLSPEAIILAGVAMSSLFVALTTLVQYFADELQLAAMVYWSFGDLGRATWRENGIMLAAFLPIFVYFVVKRWDLNASLMGDDVAKSVGVDVERVRLISTFLAALITAVSVAFVGVIGFVGLIAPHAIRLVAGGDYRFLVPLSALAGALLLVAADTIARLVLSPMILPVGIVTSFLGAPAFIYLLVRMEGRR, from the coding sequence ATGGACTACGAGGGCTACGTGGCCAGAAAACTGTCCATCGGACTTTTCCTCCTTCTTTCCATCCTCGCGGTTAGCCTCTACTCCCTCTCCCACGGCGCTTATTCACTTTCCGTTGGTGAGGTCGTTGATGCACTTCTGGGCGGCGGAACCGAGGGTGCCAGGCTGGTGGTCTGGAACATAAGGATGCCGAGGATAGTTGCAGGTCTCCTTGTTGGAGCCTCGCTGGCCATCGCTGGTGCGGTCATGCAGGGCTTTCTGAGGAACCCGCTGGCAACGCCCTTCACGATGGGAGTCTCCCACGGGGCGATGTTTGGGGCCTCCCTCGCTATTCTCCTGGGGGCGGGCTACGCCGAGAGTTCCGGCAGGATTTCACTTGACAATCCCTACGCCGTTGTGCTCTTTGCCTTCATCGGTGCCATAAGCGCCACGGCGGTAATCCTCGCACTGGCAAGGCTGAAGGGACTCAGCCCTGAGGCCATAATCCTGGCCGGAGTTGCCATGAGCTCCCTCTTCGTTGCGCTTACGACCCTCGTTCAGTACTTCGCCGATGAGCTTCAGCTTGCCGCGATGGTCTACTGGAGCTTTGGAGACCTTGGAAGGGCCACGTGGCGGGAGAACGGCATAATGCTCGCTGCATTCCTTCCGATTTTTGTTTACTTCGTCGTTAAGCGCTGGGACCTGAACGCCTCCCTGATGGGGGACGACGTCGCCAAGAGCGTTGGGGTTGACGTTGAGAGGGTTCGCCTCATCTCGACGTTCCTGGCGGCGCTGATAACCGCCGTGAGCGTTGCTTTCGTCGGGGTTATCGGCTTTGTCGGCCTCATAGCGCCCCACGCCATCAGGCTGGTCGCCGGGGGTGACTACCGCTTCCTCGTACCCCTCTCGGCCCTCGCCGGTGCCCTTTTGCTGGTGGCCGCGGATACAATTGCCAGGCTGGTGCTTTCCCCCATGATACTCCCGGTCGGCATAGTAACCTCTTTCCTTGGTGCCCCCGCCTTCATATACCTCCTGGTGCGTATGGAGGGACGGAGATGA
- a CDS encoding ABC transporter ATP-binding protein, with product MRAVRVRNLHFTYNGSEVLRGVELEIEEGEFVVILGPNGAGKSTLLKCVGGILNCGAVEVFGRPVMDYSRDELARVIAYVPQRCEPGFMTVFDTVLLGRRPYMGLRPSRRDVETVRRVLRMMGISHLALKPTNKLSGGELQKVSIARALAQEPRILLMDEPTNNLDIKSQLEVMETARKFAEDGGTSIVVMHDVNLALRFARRFVFMKDGVVVADGGREILKPGLFEDVYGVRVRIEEVGGIPVVVPLSHLGLAEELKQV from the coding sequence ATGAGGGCCGTACGGGTAAGGAACCTTCACTTCACATACAACGGGTCGGAGGTTCTCAGGGGCGTTGAGCTGGAGATTGAGGAGGGAGAGTTCGTGGTGATACTCGGCCCGAACGGTGCCGGTAAGTCAACCCTCCTCAAATGCGTGGGGGGCATTCTGAACTGCGGCGCCGTTGAAGTGTTTGGGCGCCCCGTGATGGACTACTCAAGGGACGAGCTGGCCAGGGTTATTGCCTACGTGCCCCAGAGGTGTGAGCCGGGCTTCATGACGGTCTTTGACACGGTTCTGCTCGGCAGGAGGCCGTACATGGGACTGAGGCCGTCGAGGCGGGACGTTGAGACCGTGAGAAGAGTCCTTAGGATGATGGGCATATCCCACCTTGCGCTTAAGCCCACCAACAAGCTGAGCGGGGGAGAGCTCCAGAAGGTGAGCATCGCGAGGGCTCTGGCTCAGGAGCCGAGGATACTCCTCATGGACGAGCCAACCAACAACCTCGATATCAAAAGTCAGCTGGAGGTCATGGAAACGGCGCGGAAGTTCGCGGAGGACGGGGGAACGTCCATCGTGGTCATGCACGACGTCAACCTGGCCCTCCGCTTTGCCCGGAGGTTCGTCTTTATGAAGGACGGGGTTGTCGTGGCCGACGGCGGGAGGGAGATACTGAAGCCGGGCCTCTTTGAGGATGTCTATGGCGTGAGGGTCAGGATAGAAGAGGTGGGGGGAATCCCCGTGGTGGTTCCCCTCTCACATCTCGGCCTCGCCGAGGAACTCAAGCAGGTCTAG
- a CDS encoding tetratricopeptide repeat protein codes for MEEILKAIEEKDCKKVATLLYHRVDELGDEELKEVLEKAEKLALECKDFELYKLIVYYFHELLGIDKLSEFERMAEEEDTFDVKFELADLYYLIGELEKSLELYRALLEEETEKGNKGNIAKIYYAMALIHEELQEYEKAIELMEKAQEIQEELGNEEEVLRIAIHKAYVLFESGETYEAKAMLAGLLPKVLDKNDLLVEIHLSFEEIFEEDENYDAALQECLYALVHARGSDYEDIAFGSLMDVLWQLFLEDDFETVYLHMDMFANAMPELADFFEAVKAIALYKDGKIEAEEAGKAIESVKDPRLLDLLEFLGEAEM; via the coding sequence ATGGAGGAGATTCTGAAGGCAATCGAGGAGAAGGACTGCAAGAAAGTTGCAACCCTTCTGTACCACAGGGTTGACGAGCTGGGCGACGAGGAGCTTAAGGAAGTCCTCGAAAAGGCCGAAAAGCTCGCCCTGGAATGTAAGGATTTCGAACTCTACAAGCTCATCGTTTATTACTTCCATGAGCTCCTCGGGATAGACAAGCTGAGCGAGTTCGAGAGAATGGCCGAGGAGGAGGACACGTTCGATGTGAAGTTCGAGCTGGCGGACCTGTACTACCTCATCGGAGAGCTGGAGAAGAGCCTTGAGCTGTACCGCGCTCTTCTGGAAGAAGAGACCGAGAAAGGCAACAAGGGGAACATAGCAAAGATATACTACGCCATGGCACTCATCCACGAGGAACTCCAGGAGTATGAGAAGGCGATCGAACTCATGGAGAAGGCTCAAGAGATACAGGAGGAGCTCGGCAACGAGGAGGAAGTTTTGAGGATAGCCATCCACAAGGCCTACGTGCTCTTCGAGTCCGGGGAGACATACGAGGCAAAGGCCATGTTGGCAGGTCTTCTTCCGAAGGTTCTGGACAAGAACGACCTCCTCGTCGAGATACACCTGAGCTTCGAGGAGATATTCGAGGAGGACGAGAACTACGACGCGGCCCTGCAGGAATGTCTCTACGCTCTCGTTCACGCGAGGGGAAGCGATTACGAGGACATAGCCTTCGGCTCGCTCATGGACGTTCTCTGGCAGCTGTTCCTTGAGGACGACTTCGAGACCGTCTACCTGCACATGGACATGTTCGCCAACGCGATGCCAGAACTGGCGGACTTCTTCGAGGCCGTGAAGGCCATAGCCCTCTACAAGGACGGCAAAATTGAGGCGGAAGAGGCAGGTAAGGCAATAGAAAGCGTCAAAGACCCGCGCCTGCTAGACCTGCTTGAGTTCCTCGGCGAGGCCGAGATGTGA
- a CDS encoding PKD domain-containing protein produces MNRKTALFIILLLAFSVFTLPGHRVIAEESDLLNGSGGMVIEDDEIIIGDRADYFWAYENESGGLVGKFHTGYEKWDEMAACDVNGDGKAEIIQGDRSTDKIYIYTIAGAELGKRDVNFEAGDDIACGDLTGDGKAEIVHADRNNWIHIFDENLGMLNQFKVDDFADGDSIAVGDLDGDGKAEIVHADVTANTITIYDMNGNVIGSLATNEYFELTSRDETAIGDVNLDGLNELIVATQDSGDYQERGVHIFGFSKNGAQLEGRELATFVIPFQKGDRMAVGDVNADGLEEIVWASQDGHVKVYNIGGELLNGPKGMEAEFSYGAGLAVGDVEGDSIVVGPPRKGRMHVENLVIAVINAPPVDYDAINETGVFYSQFATEHTKATKFSVKATHDIKMSLGMKGVLGNKKVAYTEINLKMSMGIKLQRESGQSYEESITYEMTSDMGDGALYVTTDYDVYEFPIISPPELAVVNGEQQYILVTVPKGPPHVHFQNYRSKLHEIGDINTYPENLNELKNYEPGNLLDTFTMEIGQVGSSYERAVKELSWSKRQNTFNVGVSLGFGGGYNSQTSSFDMKVEGSYGYEKVSTHEVTVSNETSVKVVYGGGISDRSLWYNATGVIYLDSEDGHLVLDFLVPSKGSHYEERSQSPIFINIGLLRINYDVFRLMNKPPECSISASPSSGKLPLEVDFALDLNDPENGSMRWKINFGDGSRAEGNGTEATHIYHEEGSYTAILTVYDPWNANSTCTAGISVGPNEEPTALFSYSPAKVRAGEEVRFTDSSADPDGSVVGWSWNFGDGTTSTDRNPRHTYTNPGSYTVMLTVEDESGLKGSYYKEITVEPQNYPPTADFTFLPKEPKAGEEISFADKSYDRDGSIVGWSWDFGDGSTSSEAEPVHTYSSAGNYTVTLTVRDDMGGEDVRRITVAVGAAESPQTETTSSPAPTTTTPPETTSSTPSGTTSTSSAQPSPTGSGGTCGPGVIIILAALVALWRRH; encoded by the coding sequence ATGAACAGGAAAACCGCTCTGTTTATTATTCTACTTCTGGCCTTTTCGGTATTCACCCTGCCGGGTCATCGGGTCATCGCCGAGGAGTCCGACCTTCTGAACGGCTCGGGTGGTATGGTCATAGAGGACGATGAGATCATCATTGGAGACCGTGCGGACTACTTCTGGGCCTACGAAAATGAGAGTGGGGGACTCGTGGGGAAGTTCCACACGGGTTATGAAAAGTGGGACGAAATGGCCGCCTGCGACGTGAACGGTGATGGAAAAGCCGAGATAATCCAGGGCGACAGGAGCACGGACAAGATATACATCTACACGATAGCTGGAGCCGAGCTGGGCAAACGGGACGTTAACTTCGAGGCCGGCGACGATATAGCCTGTGGAGACCTCACAGGCGACGGAAAGGCCGAGATAGTCCACGCGGACAGGAACAACTGGATACACATCTTCGACGAGAACCTCGGGATGCTGAACCAGTTCAAGGTGGATGACTTCGCCGATGGCGATTCGATAGCCGTCGGAGACCTCGATGGGGACGGTAAAGCGGAGATAGTCCACGCCGACGTCACCGCCAACACGATAACGATCTACGACATGAACGGCAACGTTATCGGCAGCCTCGCGACGAACGAGTACTTCGAACTGACGTCGAGGGACGAGACGGCCATTGGAGACGTGAACCTCGACGGCCTTAACGAACTGATTGTGGCTACTCAGGATTCGGGCGACTACCAGGAAAGGGGCGTCCATATCTTTGGGTTCTCTAAAAATGGGGCCCAGCTTGAGGGCAGAGAGCTGGCGACGTTCGTAATCCCCTTCCAGAAGGGGGACAGGATGGCGGTTGGAGACGTCAACGCCGACGGTCTGGAGGAGATAGTCTGGGCCTCGCAGGACGGCCACGTAAAGGTCTACAACATCGGCGGGGAGTTGCTGAACGGGCCCAAGGGCATGGAGGCTGAATTCTCCTACGGGGCGGGCCTTGCGGTTGGCGACGTGGAGGGCGACTCAATAGTCGTCGGACCCCCTAGGAAGGGAAGGATGCACGTTGAGAACCTCGTGATAGCCGTGATAAACGCCCCGCCCGTTGACTACGACGCCATAAACGAGACGGGCGTTTTCTACTCCCAGTTCGCCACTGAACACACCAAGGCGACCAAGTTCTCGGTGAAGGCGACCCACGACATCAAAATGAGCCTCGGAATGAAGGGCGTACTGGGCAACAAGAAGGTTGCCTACACCGAAATCAACCTGAAGATGAGTATGGGCATCAAGCTTCAGAGGGAAAGCGGGCAGAGCTACGAGGAGAGCATAACCTACGAGATGACCTCCGACATGGGCGACGGAGCGCTCTACGTCACGACGGACTACGACGTCTACGAGTTCCCGATAATAAGCCCGCCCGAGCTGGCGGTGGTGAACGGCGAGCAGCAGTACATACTCGTGACGGTTCCCAAGGGACCGCCCCACGTTCACTTCCAGAACTACCGGTCGAAACTCCACGAGATTGGGGACATAAACACCTACCCGGAGAACCTGAACGAGCTGAAGAACTACGAACCGGGGAACCTCCTCGACACCTTCACCATGGAGATCGGCCAGGTTGGAAGTTCCTACGAGAGGGCGGTTAAGGAGCTGAGCTGGAGTAAGAGGCAGAACACCTTCAACGTTGGGGTCTCACTCGGCTTCGGAGGGGGCTACAACTCCCAAACGTCAAGCTTTGACATGAAGGTGGAGGGGAGCTACGGTTACGAGAAGGTAAGCACCCACGAGGTCACCGTCTCCAACGAGACCAGCGTCAAGGTCGTCTACGGGGGCGGAATAAGCGACAGGAGCCTGTGGTACAACGCGACCGGGGTCATCTACCTCGATAGCGAGGACGGGCATCTGGTTCTCGACTTCCTCGTGCCGAGCAAGGGTAGCCACTACGAAGAGAGGAGCCAGAGCCCGATATTCATAAACATCGGCCTCCTCAGGATAAACTACGACGTCTTCCGCCTCATGAACAAGCCCCCGGAGTGTTCCATATCAGCCTCCCCCAGCTCAGGAAAGCTCCCGCTCGAAGTTGACTTTGCTCTGGACTTAAACGACCCGGAGAACGGTTCCATGAGGTGGAAGATTAACTTTGGGGACGGTTCCAGGGCGGAGGGAAACGGCACCGAGGCGACGCACATCTACCACGAAGAGGGGAGTTACACGGCCATTCTCACCGTTTATGACCCCTGGAACGCCAACTCAACCTGTACGGCAGGGATAAGCGTCGGACCGAACGAAGAACCAACGGCGCTCTTCAGCTACTCGCCAGCAAAGGTCAGGGCGGGGGAGGAGGTGCGCTTCACTGACAGCTCCGCAGATCCGGACGGAAGCGTTGTCGGGTGGAGCTGGAACTTCGGCGATGGAACGACCTCAACCGACAGAAACCCGAGGCATACTTATACAAACCCCGGCTCCTACACCGTTATGCTGACGGTGGAGGACGAGAGCGGACTGAAGGGCTCATACTACAAGGAGATAACCGTCGAACCGCAGAACTACCCGCCGACGGCGGACTTCACGTTCCTGCCAAAGGAGCCCAAGGCCGGGGAAGAGATAAGCTTCGCGGACAAGTCATACGACAGGGACGGAAGCATAGTTGGCTGGAGCTGGGATTTCGGAGATGGGAGCACATCGAGCGAGGCCGAGCCGGTTCACACATACTCAAGCGCCGGCAACTACACGGTGACGCTCACCGTAAGGGACGACATGGGAGGAGAGGACGTCAGGAGGATTACCGTTGCCGTTGGAGCCGCAGAGAGCCCTCAGACAGAAACGACATCAAGCCCTGCACCAACTACGACCACACCGCCGGAAACGACGTCAAGCACACCGAGCGGGACGACCAGTACCTCCAGTGCCCAACCATCCCCGACCGGGTCGGGGGGCACCTGCGGGCCCGGAGTGATCATCATCCTGGCGGCACTCGTTGCCCTGTGGAGGAGGCACTAG